The following proteins are encoded in a genomic region of Hemibagrus wyckioides isolate EC202008001 linkage group LG29, SWU_Hwy_1.0, whole genome shotgun sequence:
- the LOC131349106 gene encoding gamma-crystallin M2-like, translating into MGKVIFYEDRNFMGRSWECSGDCADLHSYMSRCHSCRVESGCWMVYDRTNYMGNQYFMRRGEYADYMSMWGWGNNCIRSCRMIPMYRGSYRMRVYERDNFMGQMHEMMDDCDSFMDRYHWSNGCMSCHVMDGHWLMYEHPHYRGRMWYFRPGEYRNFRDYGGMRFMSMRRIMDSWY; encoded by the exons atggGCAAG GTTATCTTCTATGAGGACAGGAACTTCATGGGGCGCTCCTGGGAGTGCAGTGGAGATTGTGCAGATTTGCATTCTTACATGAGCCGCTGCCACTCCTGCAGGGTGGAGAGTGGCTGCTGGATGGTCTACGATCGCACCAACTACATGGGAAACCAGTATTTCATGAGGAGGGGCGAGTACGCTGACTACATGAGCATGTGGGGCTGGGGCAACAACTGCATCCGGTCTTGCCGCATGATCCCCATG TACAGAGGATCCTACAGAATGAGGGTTTACGAGAGGGACAACTTCATGGGTCAGATGCACGAGATGATGGATGACTGTGATTCCTTCATGGATCGCTATCACTGGTCCAACGGCTGCATGTCCTGCCACGTGATGGACGGCCACTGGCTCATGTATGAGCATCCCCACTACAGAGGCAGGATGTGGTACTTCAGGCCTGGAGAGTACAGGAACTTCAGGGACTACGGTGGCATGAGGTTCATGAGCATGAGGCGCATCATGGACTCCTGGTATTAA